GCCGGCCACGTGCAGGGCCAGAGCGCCGTGCGGGACCAGCCCATGAAGTACGCGGCCTTCAGCGCCCTGTGGAACACCCCCGAGGGCTCCACCATGCCCGAGAGCCTGGTCGCCCTGCCGAGCAACGCCGAGCGTGACAACCGCTTCGAGATCAGCGTGCCGTACCTCGGGTCGTTCCTGGCGTTCAACAACCTCCACGAGAAGGCCCGTGGCCTCAACCAGTTGCAGGCCGAGTACACCGCCAGATACGGCCCCGGCAATTACATCCCCTACGTGTGGCCGGTGTACTGGGCGTTCCGCGTGATGGTCGGACTGGGCGGCGTGATGCTACTGGTGAGCCTCTACTACATGTGGCGCTGGCGCATGGGTCGGCTGGACCGCCCCGGCCGCCTGTACCCGCTGCTGCTGGTGATGCCGCTCGCGCCGCACCTGGCGAATTTTAGCGGTTGGATCGCCACGGAGATGGGCCGCCAGCCATGGGTGGTGCAGGGGCTGCTGCGCACCGCCGACGCGGTCAGTGCCCTCAGCCCCCTCACCGTGCTGCTGTCGCTGGTCGCGTTCTGGCTCGTGTATCTCACCCTGATCGGCCTGGACGTATTTCTGCTGACCCGCACCGCCCGCGCCGGCATGCACGACCCGGACGTGGAAACCCCGTCGGTCCCGGCACCGGTCTACCTGCCGGAAGGAGCGGCCCCGTGACCCTCGACCTCCCGACCGTGTGGTTCATCCTGACAGCCGCCGTGTTCACCATCTACTTCTTCCTGGACGGCTTCGACTTCGGGGTGGGCATGCTGCAACCCTTCCTGGCCCGCAACGAGGCCCAGCGCCGCGCCTTGATCAGCACCGTGGGGCCGTTCTGGGCAGCGAACGAGGTGTGGGTGATCCTGGCGGCCAGCGCGATCTTCGCGGCCTTCCCGCTGTGGTACGGCGCCCTGCTGAGCGGCCTGTATCCCCTGTTCACCCTGATCCTGCTCGCCATGATCGGCCGCGGCGTCGCCTTCGAGTACCGCGCCGAGGTGGACCACGTCCGCTGGCGCACCTTCTGGGACGTCACGGCCTTCATCACCAATGTCCTGCCCGCCTTCCTGTGGGGCGTGATCATGGCCAATCTGGTGCGCGGCCTGCCGCTGGGAGTGGATGCCCACCTGCAGGGAAACCCGCTGGTCGCCTTTGACGTATTCAGCGTGCTGGGCGGCCTCGCTACGCTCAGTCTGTTCGTCCTGCACGGCGCGACGTTCCTGCTGCTGCGGCTCGACACCGGCAGCGTCCTGTACGCGCGGGCCCGGCGTGCGGCGCTGTCATGGGGCGCCGTGGCGACGGTGCTGGTGCTGTCTTTCGTGGTGATGGGCTTTGTGCGGGTCAACCTGTTCAAGACCCTCGGATTTGCCGAGTGGCTGTTTCCCGCCGCCGCTGCCGTGAACCTCGGCCTGATCTGGCTCGCCCTTACCCTCCGGCGCGATGGGCTGGCCTTCACCGCCACGGCCCTGACCATCGTATTCTCCACCGCCACCATCTTCGTCAGTCTGTTTCCGAACGTCCTGCCCAGCACCCTGAACGCCCAGTACACCCTCACGGTCCAGGGCAGCGCGAGCGAACCGTACACCCTGCGGCTGCTGAGCTGGGTGGGTGTGGTCTTCCTGCCGCTGATCATCGCGTACCAGGCGTGGAGCTACTACGTATTCCGGCAGCGCATCCGCGACCAGGACGAGGCCATTCCCGGCGGAGCAAACGACTGAGATAAGGCAATGAGGGGACGCTCGGGTCGGGGGTCGAGTGACCACTCACCGGCCGCCCACGTCCTCTCCCCTACCAGCAACCATGCTGTTGACATGCCGTGCCTGCACCATCGAGCATTGGGCCCGAACGGCCCGTGATGCCAGATCAGCGTGGAGGAATCAGGACGGCCGGGAGGTCGCCCTCGTCGTTTGGTGTGGAGAGAGTCGGCTCCGCACGCGTCCGGTCATCCGACGTGCGACTGGTCACCATGAACAGATGCTCGAGCAACAGTCCGACCAGATCGGTGTTGGCCTGCTGGTGGGAGCGTTGCTCCCGGGGGTCCGGCTCGCTGTCCATCCCGCCACCGTACACCCTCCATTTCCGCAAGCGTGACGCATGTGCCGCGCCGCCCAGAATGTAGCGGCCCTTTCATGCCGTATTGACCCGCGGGGATCATAACTTCGGGGATGCGTCATCTCGCCCTGCCCGCGCTTGTCCTGCTCAGTACAGCCGTTGCCAGCCCCCTTCAGGTGGCGCTGGGCGCGCACGATCCCGCGCTGCCCTGCGGGGCGACCACGACGCCGGCCCTCACCGTGACCGGCACGCCGCCGGCCGGCACGAAAAGCCTCGCACTGATCGTCTGGGATCAGCAGCCGCACGCGCTGAGTGGCCGCTGGCTGGTCTACGATCTGCCGCCGACCACCCGCACCCTGACGAGCGTGCCGGCCGCGACGCTGGCCGTCGCCGGCGGATACGCTGCGACAAATGAGGCCGGACGTCCCGGGTACAGCCCGGTGTGCCTGCGTGGCGCGCACGACATCTACGTGGACCTGTATGCCATCGATGTCCACAGCCTGAACATCGCGGCCGGCTCTTCCCTGCAACGGGTTCACGCGCTGATCAAACGGCACCGTCTATTCGAGGCCAAGGCCCATCTGCCGTGGGTGGTGCGGTGAAACGGCTGATGGCCCTGCTGTGCATGGCGGCTGGCGCTGCTCACGCCACCGACATCTACCGCTACACGCACGCCGGCATGCTCGCCCCCAACGTGCGCAATCTGGCACCCCGCGTGTATGTCCCCAACGGCAAGGACGCGACCGTGAGCGTGATCGACCCGGCCAGCTTCTCCGTCATCTCGACCTTCAAGGTCGATCAGGAGCCCCAACATGTCGTGCCGTCCCACGCGCTGGGCGCGCTGTACGTGGCGAGCGACGAGGGCCGCCAGTCGCTGACCCCTATTGACCCGCTCACCGGCAAGCCCGGCACACCCATCCCGACTCCGGACCCGTACAACCTGTACTTCACGCCCGACGGCAAGTACGCCATAGTGGTCGCCGAGAATGCGCGTCGGCTCGATTTTCTCGACGCCAGGACCATGACGCCGGCCTTCCACCTCACGGTACCGTGCAAGGGCATCAACCACATGGATTTCAGTCCGGACGGTCAGCATGTGCTGGCTGCCTGCGAGTTCAGCGGCGACCTCCTCAAAATCGACCTGTCGGCGCGGAAGATCACGGGCGAGCTTCACATCGGCGGCATGCCACAGGACGTGCGGATCGCCCCTGACGGCGCATACTACTTCGTGGCCGACATGGAGCGGGACGGCGTGCACGTCATCAACGCCACCGGCCCGCAGCCGCGCGAGGTGGGCTTCGTGCACACCGGAAAGGGTGCCCACGGCCTGTACCCGAGCCGGGATGCCACCCGCCTATTTGTCACGAACCGCGATGAGGGCTCGATCAGCGTGATGGACTTCCAGACCCGGCACGTGGTCGCCACCTGGCGCATTCCTGGCGGAGGAAGCCCGGACATGGGCAGTGTGTCCGCTGATGGCACACAACTGTGGCTGTCCGGCCGTTACAGCGACGAGGTGTACGTGTTCGACACCCGCAGCGGCAGGATCATGCATCGTATCCGCGTGGGCAAAGGGCCACACGGTCTGACGTACTTCCCTCAGCCCGGCAGATACTCCCTTGGCCACACCGGCAACTACCGCTGACTCTGCCAATCCGCATGGTAAGTGGGCTCACCGATGTCGACGATCCGTCGGCCCCGCAAGTGAATTGGAGCTCGGACCAGCTCACAACAGGAGCGGGCACGCGTTGAGCTTAGAACAGTTGCACGGTCTGCCCTTCCCTGCTCCTGACCAGAGGGCACACCAAACTCCGTGACCTCATCCAGCGAGCCAGAAGGTGGCGTCGATAAAACGTACCAGCTGACCCAGAATGCAAATGACTTGGAATGCGAGCCCTGTCAAGCGAGGCGTGCCGTAGCCTGGCCAAGCTGTGGGGGTAGCATGGCAGCACTGATGAACGTGCTGACCTTCTTCAACCATGCGGGCGGCGTTGGCAAATCCAGCTCCGTGCGTGATATCGGCTTCACGCTTGGGCAGCTCGGTTACCGGGTGCTCCTCATCGACGCCGACCCACAGGCGAACCTCACCGACTGGCTCGGCGTGAGGGCCATCGAGCGGGACGGAGAGCGGCGAGAGATCGAGTTGGATGACACGCTCTACCCGGCTGTGCTGGGCGATGACAACGAAGACCTGACGCTCCCAGAGCCCATCCGCGTGCATGGCATGGATCTGATCCCCGGCCACCTCGACGTGGCCACCATTGAGCCCATGCTGCCAGGCCAGCTGATGGGTGTCCTGCGCCTGAAGGAAGCCCTGAAACCGCTGGCCTCCCGCTACGATTTCGTGCTCATCGATCCTCCACCCAGCCTGGGACAGCTCAGCGCCCTGGCCGTGATCGCGGCTGACCACGTGGTCGTTCCCGTTCCGGCAAGCGGCAAGGGACTCAAGGGGCTGCAGACGGCCAACGTGATGTTGTCGCGCTTCCAGAAGGCCAACCCTTCCCTGAAACTGTCTCTAATTCTGGTTACGCAGTACAACGACACCACGAACCACAGCCGCGAGAGCCTGAGCCAGATGCGTGCCCAGTTCGGTCACCTCGCGCCGATTAGCAGTCCGCTGACCTACCGTCCGGCGTTGTACCCAGACTCCCAGCTTCACGGTGCTCCGCTTCCCGAGTTCGCGCGGCGCAATCCGGTCAGCGAGGAGATCATGAACGTCACGCGCCAATTGCTGGACGCTATCGGAGTGAAGCCACAGGGGAGACCTGCATGACCAGAGCCAAACGAAGCCGCGCCGACGCCTTCTCATCGCTGCTGGGCGCGCTGCCAGTGGCAGGGGAGACCGGACAGACGGTGGAGATTGACCGGATCCGGGTGCTGCCGGGCCAACCGCGCCGTGTGTTCGATGTCGAGGCCATGGAGTCACTCACCGAGAGCATCCGCGAACAGGGCGTGTTGCAACCCGTGCTGGTACGCCCGGCGAGCGGCGGCTTCGAGCTGATTGCTGGCGAACGCCGCCTCCGGGCCGCGACAGCCGCAGGGTTGACACAGATTCCGGTCGTGATACGGGAGGTACCGGACGATGACGTGCTTCTGGTGGCGGCCCTGGAGAACCTACAGCGTCAGGATCTCAACCCTCTGGATGAGGTAGAGGCGACGGTGACGATCCTCGCCCGCGAGCTGGACGTGGCAACGGAGCAGGTCGTACCTCTCCTCCATGCTCAACGGCGGAAGCCTCATACGGAGACCACCGACCGCATAGAGCAGGTCTTCCGGCGCCTGGGTCGTGGGGGATGGCAGTCGTTCACAGCCAACAAGACGGGAGTCCTCAAATTTCCTACAGAACTCCTAGACCTGATGAGGACTGGGCGCCTGGAGTACACCCGTGCTGCGGCCCTGGCCAAGGTGAAAGACGCCGAGCGCCGTCATCAGCTCACACAGCAAGCACTCAGCGACAAGCTCAGCGTGCGTGAAATCAACGAGCTCGCCAAGCCGGCCACGCTAAGCCCAATGCCCTACCAGACGATCAAAGGCCTGATCGAGCCGCGACGCATTGAGCAGCTCGGCAAGAAAGACAGGGCACGCGTGGACAAACTGCTGCGCGAGCTGGAAGAGATCCTGACGTCGGACGCTGCATTTCGCTCATAACGTTATGAGCAGGTGTGGCAGCCGACGCGGGTTGGCCGAGGCAGTGGCATAGACACACCTAAGGTGAGTCACCGACGTGTACTTCAGATTCGGACATTCGCCCATCGCCAGCTCTGTCGAGGCCGACCATCGCGTTCGCGACACCTATTGCATGTCATCTAACGCATGGTGGGTCGGCCGACTGCCAACCTTAGGCCGGCGGCTCACACCTCCAGCTGAGGCGGCCGTTACCGGGGATCGACCCGCAGCGCCAAGTCGCGCGTGAAGGTGGGCGAGGGAAGAGTGAGTCCGCCGCCGATGACCGTCACCGCTTGACCAGCCAGCCAGTGCCCGGTCTGCGGATCGAACCAGCGGGCGGTGTAGGGGCCATCGCGCAGGCCGCGGATGGAGAGGTCTGTTCGCCGCTGTGGGAACACAGGCGGCTCCCCCTCCTTGAAAGTGCCGTCCAGCAGAGCGTCAGTCTGCATGCGCTGCACTCCACTCGTTGAGTACACGTCGCTGACCAGCCATGCCAGCGCGTACGTGTCCGAACGCAGCACGCGCGCCGTCACGTCCGGTCGGCTGCTGCGGGCGGTCACGGGGCGCAGCGTGGCAATGGCCGAGTCCTTCAGGAACGCGGCAAGGGGCGCGTAGTCCGGCCAGAAGTTCTGAGGGTCGATCAGCGAGTCCCACCACCAGTAAGAACCTGGCCCAGCAAAACCCACGAACAGCGGCGCCCACAACCCAGTATGGAAATGGATTCTCTCCAGCAGCGGGTCGCCGCCACTCCCAGCGGAAAAGCCCAGTTCGGCCAGCAGTACGGGCTTATCAGGCGCAGACTCCTGAAATTGCCGTGCCAGTGATACCAGTTCGAGCGAGAGGTCACGCGCGGTGTACAGGTGTGCCTGAGCGAAGTCCACGCTGCCGTCCCGCCACGTCGCCGCGGCCGCGCCGCCGCTGAAGCTGGTACTGATCGGATGGCCGTAGGGATCGAGGGACTTCATATAGGTACTCATCTCGGTCAGCCACGGCCGCAACTCGGCCTCGGGGATCGGGGTGAAGTTCTCCTCGTTCCACCATTCCCACGCGAACACGCTCGTGAACGCAGCGTAGCGGGCCGCAATGTAGCGGACGCGCTGTCGAAACAGCGCGCGGGCGCGGGCGTCCGTGACGAACTGGCCGGGCTTGGCCAGCGGGCCGCCATTAGCGGCGTTGTACGGGTTGTCCTTCCACTCGGGATTGGTGGTCTCGCTGAACGCTCCGTGGTTGATCAGACACAGCTCGAGGTGGATGCCACGCGCCTGCGCCAGCTCGAGCACCCGGTCGAGCAGCCACGCCTGCCGTTGCCGCGCCGAGTAGTCGCCCAGGCCGGTGTCCCTCCACTCGATGCCGAAGGCCCACGACGCCATCCACACCCGCGCGTAAGTGCCGCCGCTGGCCGCCAGCCGGTCGAACCAGCGCTCGTAGTCGGCCAGGACATTCCCCGTACTCCACGCAATGTTCGGGCCGATGGGAATGAACGTGCGGCCCCGGCTATCCGCGAAGAACCGCGGCGAGGTGCGCGAGCGGGTGATGAAGCCCGGCGCGTCGCTGGCCGTCACCGTCAGCGTGCGCTCCCGGCCCCTCACAGCTCCGATCCGGGGCATCATCGAATACGTGCCAGGTTCGGTCGGCGTGAAGCGTACATGCCAGCCCCCCGCGTCTGCAGGTGTGCCGTCCGCCGCGTAGTCCACCATCCAGAAGGCGGGGACGCTCAGCGTCGTCCCGGAGGGCAGGGTCACGTCCAGCGTGAGGTCAGCGTGTGCTGGATCGTAGGGGTTGAGGGCCCGCCCATCCGTGACCACGCGCAGGTCAAGCCGCGTGAACTGCGCCGATGTCGCGGGCAGACCCGTGAGCTCCGCGGTGGTGGAGGCGTTCAGCGGCGTGGCAGGAATAATGGGCGGGGGCCGCTGCGCAGCGACCACACCGGCATGATCTATGACGCCGATCAGGGTTGCGGTCACGAGCACGGAGTACAGGAACTGTCGGCGCATCGACACCTCGGAGTGCATCGAGATGGGCGCCCGCGTGAGGACAGGCGCCCGGAGCGGGCACCAGACTTAGCCTTTGGTGGCGCCGGCCGCCAGGCCCTGCACGAACTGGCGCTGGAACAGCAGGAAGATGATCACCATGGGTAGCGAGACCAGCAGCGAGGCGGCCATCATTGGACCCGCACCGCGTGGATCGTAGGTGAGGTTGCCGGCAAGCTTGCCCAGCGCGAGTGGCAGCGTCTGGTGCGCGTCGTCATTGATCACCAGCAGCGGCCAGAGGTAGTTGTTCCACTCGCCCAGCATCACGGGAATGGCGATGGCGGCCAGCGCCGGGCGCAGCATGGGCAGCACGATGCTCCACCAGATCCGCAGTTCGCCGGCGCCGTCGATGCGGGCGGCGTCCACCAGGTCGTCCGGAATCGCCAGGATGGCCTGACGGAAGAAGAACACCGCGAAGGCCTTCGCCAACCCCGGGAACAACAGCGCCTGGTACGAGTTGATCCAGCCGAGGTCGCGGACTGTCAGGAAGTTCGGGATGATCGTGACTTCCCAGGGAATCATCATGCTGCCCAGGAGCACCAGGAACAGCGCCTGCGAGCCGGGGAAGGGGTGCTTGACGAGCACGTACGCGACCAGCGACGCCAGCAGCAGGCTGATGGTGACGGTCAGTGCCGTGATCACCACGCTGTTTACGTAGAACTGCGCGAAACCGGTATTCGCGAAGATCTGGAAGACACCCTGGAACTCGTCACTCCTGCGCGCGGCGCCCGGCACCGTGTCGGGGTTGAAGAAGTTGTCGAGCGTGAAGGTGTGAATCCACCACGTGGGCGGGTTGCGGATGATCTCCGGAATGGTTTTGAAGGCGTTGGTGGCCATCCAGTAGTACGGGATCATCACGCTGACCGCCAGCGCCAGGAACGGCAGGCGCAGGAGCCACAGCAGCAGGGGATGGGGGCGTTCGCCGACCATGGAAGACCTCCGGGGGAACTCAGTCGATGTCGTTGATGCGCCCGAGCTTGAGGTTCAGGGCGGTCAGCAGGAACAGCATGATGAACAGGATCCACGCCAGGGCGGACGCCATGCCCATCTGCAGGTGCCGGAAGCCCAGGTCGTAGAGGTACACGACCAGCGACAGGCCAGAGTCCAGGATGCCGCCCACGTTGGAGGTGTCGCTGAACAGGAAGTAGAACGAGAAGAATTCCTGGAACGCGCCGATCATGCTGGTGACCAAGACGAACAGCAGCACGGGCCGTAGCAGCGGCAGGGTGATCCGCCAGAAGCGCTGCGCCGGCGTGGCCCCGTCGATGGCGGCCGCCTCGTAGATGTCGTGCGGGATCGAACGCAGGCCCGCCACGAACATGATCATGTTGTAGCCCATCAGGCCCCACACGGCCAGCACGATCAGCACGGGGACCGCGTACTTCGGCATGCCCAGGAAGCGCACGGCGTCTAGGTGCAGCCACAGCCGGATGCTGTTGATCAGACCGAAGTCCTCGCTGCTGAACAGCCACTTGAACACGCTGATCAGCCCCACCCCGCCCGCCACGGACGGCAGAAAGAAGCACGCGCGCATGATCTGGTCGAACAGCCGCTGCCCGCCGAACACCAGGGCGAGCATCAGCCCCAGGACCGTGCTGCACAGCGACGTGCCGAGCATGTACACGGCCGTGTTTGCTAGGGCCTTGCGGAAGCGCGGGTCTCCCAATAGCGTCTGGTAGTTCTGCAGCCCCACCACTTTGGGGTCGCTGATCGCGTCGTAGTCCGTGAAGCTCAGGTACAGCGAGCGCAGCACCGGCCACAGCGTGAACACCGCGAACAGCAGCAGGAAGGGAGCGAGCAGGGTCAGAGCGGTGCCGTGCTGGCGCAGAAACCGGCGCACGCCCACCGCGCTCCTGGGCGCGGCGGGGCGGGCGGCCGGCAGGGCCGGGGTGGGTGGGGATTTCGTCATGCGGCCTCGGAGCGCGGCGCCGCTCTGCACTGCGCGGCGCCGCCAGAGTTCAGTTGCCGTACTTGCTGAGGTTGGCGTTCATGGTCTTCGCAGCGTCGTCCAGCGCGGCCTTGGCGTCCTGGCCGTTGAAGATGACCTGCTGGATGGCTTTCTGCACGGAGTCACCGCTCTGCTCCCAGCCGGGGCAGTTGGGCGGGCCAGCAGAGGCGTCGAGCTGCTTCATCAGCACCGTCTTGAGGGACGCCGGCACGTTGGCCTGGCGCACGAGGTCCTGACGGCCCGCCGGGAGCCACAGGGCGCCCAGGTCGTTGGCGGCCTTGATCATGGCGACCGTGGTGCGCGTGGTGTACATCTGCTTGATGAAGTCCGCAGCGAGATCCGGCACCTTGGTGTACGACATGATGCCGATCAGGCTGCCGCCCTCGAAGGCTGTGGTGTTCCCGGCCGGACCCTTGGGCATGGCGGCGATGCCCCACTTACCCGCCAGCTTGGGGCGGCCGGTACGGATGCTCTGCAGGCTCCAGTTGCCGGTCATGCCCAGCGCGTAGTCCCCATTCTCCAGACCCTGTTCCATGTCGGGCCAGCCGTCGGTGGGCGCCTTGTACTTCGTGTAGAACTGCGCGTAGTAGTTCAGGGCGGTCACGCCGGCCGCCGAGTTGATGGTCGCCTGGGTGCACTTGGCGTCGTACAGGCTGCCGCCCGCC
This is a stretch of genomic DNA from Deinococcus metalli. It encodes these proteins:
- a CDS encoding ParB/RepB/Spo0J family partition protein, giving the protein MTRAKRSRADAFSSLLGALPVAGETGQTVEIDRIRVLPGQPRRVFDVEAMESLTESIREQGVLQPVLVRPASGGFELIAGERRLRAATAAGLTQIPVVIREVPDDDVLLVAALENLQRQDLNPLDEVEATVTILARELDVATEQVVPLLHAQRRKPHTETTDRIEQVFRRLGRGGWQSFTANKTGVLKFPTELLDLMRTGRLEYTRAAALAKVKDAERRHQLTQQALSDKLSVREINELAKPATLSPMPYQTIKGLIEPRRIEQLGKKDRARVDKLLRELEEILTSDAAFRS
- a CDS encoding extracellular solute-binding protein → MRHLIPTALTTGLLLCSVASAEKLTIWVVGDETSPKIIQPAVDLYRAAHPDVTFEVRAVPGDQAFTKYLAALASRSGPDIITGYLSYGIEIGKKGGLINLKQKYPALVASVAKTANKGIMNAITSIDGSLYALPYDVTVQLLYYRTDLVKSPPATWSDLTATMDKLRASGNKGMIQQWGNAGWVGYFPYFKQAGGSLYDAKCTQATINSAAGVTALNYYAQFYTKYKAPTDGWPDMEQGLENGDYALGMTGNWSLQSIRTGRPKLAGKWGIAAMPKGPAGNTTAFEGGSLIGIMSYTKVPDLAADFIKQMYTTRTTVAMIKAANDLGALWLPAGRQDLVRQANVPASLKTVLMKQLDASAGPPNCPGWEQSGDSVQKAIQQVIFNGQDAKAALDDAAKTMNANLSKYGN
- a CDS encoding YncE family protein; protein product: MKRLMALLCMAAGAAHATDIYRYTHAGMLAPNVRNLAPRVYVPNGKDATVSVIDPASFSVISTFKVDQEPQHVVPSHALGALYVASDEGRQSLTPIDPLTGKPGTPIPTPDPYNLYFTPDGKYAIVVAENARRLDFLDARTMTPAFHLTVPCKGINHMDFSPDGQHVLAACEFSGDLLKIDLSARKITGELHIGGMPQDVRIAPDGAYYFVADMERDGVHVINATGPQPREVGFVHTGKGAHGLYPSRDATRLFVTNRDEGSISVMDFQTRHVVATWRIPGGGSPDMGSVSADGTQLWLSGRYSDEVYVFDTRSGRIMHRIRVGKGPHGLTYFPQPGRYSLGHTGNYR
- a CDS encoding DUF5060 domain-containing protein, with the protein product MRRQFLYSVLVTATLIGVIDHAGVVAAQRPPPIIPATPLNASTTAELTGLPATSAQFTRLDLRVVTDGRALNPYDPAHADLTLDVTLPSGTTLSVPAFWMVDYAADGTPADAGGWHVRFTPTEPGTYSMMPRIGAVRGRERTLTVTASDAPGFITRSRTSPRFFADSRGRTFIPIGPNIAWSTGNVLADYERWFDRLAASGGTYARVWMASWAFGIEWRDTGLGDYSARQRQAWLLDRVLELAQARGIHLELCLINHGAFSETTNPEWKDNPYNAANGGPLAKPGQFVTDARARALFRQRVRYIAARYAAFTSVFAWEWWNEENFTPIPEAELRPWLTEMSTYMKSLDPYGHPISTSFSGGAAAATWRDGSVDFAQAHLYTARDLSLELVSLARQFQESAPDKPVLLAELGFSAGSGGDPLLERIHFHTGLWAPLFVGFAGPGSYWWWDSLIDPQNFWPDYAPLAAFLKDSAIATLRPVTARSSRPDVTARVLRSDTYALAWLVSDVYSTSGVQRMQTDALLDGTFKEGEPPVFPQRRTDLSIRGLRDGPYTARWFDPQTGHWLAGQAVTVIGGGLTLPSPTFTRDLALRVDPR
- a CDS encoding carbohydrate ABC transporter permease, which translates into the protein MTKSPPTPALPAARPAAPRSAVGVRRFLRQHGTALTLLAPFLLLFAVFTLWPVLRSLYLSFTDYDAISDPKVVGLQNYQTLLGDPRFRKALANTAVYMLGTSLCSTVLGLMLALVFGGQRLFDQIMRACFFLPSVAGGVGLISVFKWLFSSEDFGLINSIRLWLHLDAVRFLGMPKYAVPVLIVLAVWGLMGYNMIMFVAGLRSIPHDIYEAAAIDGATPAQRFWRITLPLLRPVLLFVLVTSMIGAFQEFFSFYFLFSDTSNVGGILDSGLSLVVYLYDLGFRHLQMGMASALAWILFIMLFLLTALNLKLGRINDID
- the cydB gene encoding cytochrome d ubiquinol oxidase subunit II translates to MTLDLPTVWFILTAAVFTIYFFLDGFDFGVGMLQPFLARNEAQRRALISTVGPFWAANEVWVILAASAIFAAFPLWYGALLSGLYPLFTLILLAMIGRGVAFEYRAEVDHVRWRTFWDVTAFITNVLPAFLWGVIMANLVRGLPLGVDAHLQGNPLVAFDVFSVLGGLATLSLFVLHGATFLLLRLDTGSVLYARARRAALSWGAVATVLVLSFVVMGFVRVNLFKTLGFAEWLFPAAAAVNLGLIWLALTLRRDGLAFTATALTIVFSTATIFVSLFPNVLPSTLNAQYTLTVQGSASEPYTLRLLSWVGVVFLPLIIAYQAWSYYVFRQRIRDQDEAIPGGAND
- a CDS encoding carbohydrate ABC transporter permease, which produces MVGERPHPLLLWLLRLPFLALAVSVMIPYYWMATNAFKTIPEIIRNPPTWWIHTFTLDNFFNPDTVPGAARRSDEFQGVFQIFANTGFAQFYVNSVVITALTVTISLLLASLVAYVLVKHPFPGSQALFLVLLGSMMIPWEVTIIPNFLTVRDLGWINSYQALLFPGLAKAFAVFFFRQAILAIPDDLVDAARIDGAGELRIWWSIVLPMLRPALAAIAIPVMLGEWNNYLWPLLVINDDAHQTLPLALGKLAGNLTYDPRGAGPMMAASLLVSLPMVIIFLLFQRQFVQGLAAGATKG
- a CDS encoding ParA family protein, giving the protein MNVLTFFNHAGGVGKSSSVRDIGFTLGQLGYRVLLIDADPQANLTDWLGVRAIERDGERREIELDDTLYPAVLGDDNEDLTLPEPIRVHGMDLIPGHLDVATIEPMLPGQLMGVLRLKEALKPLASRYDFVLIDPPPSLGQLSALAVIAADHVVVPVPASGKGLKGLQTANVMLSRFQKANPSLKLSLILVTQYNDTTNHSRESLSQMRAQFGHLAPISSPLTYRPALYPDSQLHGAPLPEFARRNPVSEEIMNVTRQLLDAIGVKPQGRPA